The following proteins come from a genomic window of Synechococcus sp. BIOS-E4-1:
- a CDS encoding phosphotransacetylase family protein — protein MGSTLLIGSCEPFSGKSALVLGIARHLRSVGIRVLFGKPLATSMDWESDQGVLPSSLIDDDVRFVGETLGLPPQDLIPSLHLLSPDTAQQRLANGTLEAGEGLEELRNSLQQSENGVTLLEAAGNLHEGLLYGLSLVQLASDLDAPVVLVHLWEDSRSVDALLAASQQLGDRLRGVVLNAVIPDDVESLERDVVPSLQALGIKVFGVMPRSPLLRSVTVGELVRRLDARVICCREKLDLLVETLSIGAMNVNSAMEFFRRRRNMAVVTGADRTDIQLAALEASTQCLILTGAGDPLPQLISRADELEVPLLKVEQDTLGTVEVIEQAFGHVRLHEAVKATYAFRLVEEHCRLADLLSAVGLEHLAIGSK, from the coding sequence ATGGGCTCAACGCTGCTGATTGGATCCTGTGAACCCTTCAGTGGCAAGTCCGCCCTAGTGCTCGGGATTGCAAGGCATCTGCGCTCGGTTGGCATTCGGGTCCTTTTCGGTAAACCGCTTGCCACAAGCATGGACTGGGAATCCGATCAAGGTGTGCTGCCCTCATCGTTGATCGATGACGACGTCCGTTTTGTCGGAGAGACCCTCGGGTTGCCCCCTCAGGACCTGATCCCTTCCCTGCATCTGCTCTCCCCTGATACCGCACAGCAACGGCTTGCGAACGGAACCTTGGAGGCCGGTGAGGGGCTGGAAGAATTACGCAACAGTCTTCAGCAGTCAGAGAATGGTGTCACCCTGCTCGAAGCCGCCGGCAATCTCCATGAAGGCCTGCTTTACGGACTGAGCCTGGTGCAACTGGCCAGCGATCTCGATGCACCGGTGGTGCTCGTGCATCTCTGGGAAGACAGTCGCAGCGTCGATGCGTTGCTGGCCGCCAGTCAGCAGCTCGGTGACCGACTGCGCGGGGTGGTGCTGAATGCAGTCATTCCGGATGATGTGGAAAGCCTGGAACGTGATGTGGTGCCGTCTCTTCAGGCACTTGGCATCAAGGTGTTCGGTGTGATGCCCCGATCGCCTCTGCTGCGCAGCGTCACGGTGGGCGAACTCGTGCGTCGGCTGGATGCGCGGGTGATCTGCTGCAGAGAGAAACTCGACCTCTTGGTCGAGACGCTCAGTATCGGGGCGATGAATGTGAACTCAGCGATGGAGTTCTTCCGCAGACGCCGCAACATGGCTGTGGTCACTGGAGCAGATCGCACCGATATCCAGCTGGCAGCCCTGGAGGCATCCACGCAATGTCTGATTCTGACGGGTGCCGGAGATCCGCTTCCCCAGCTGATCAGTCGAGCGGACGAACTGGAGGTGCCACTGCTCAAAGTCGAGCAGGACACACTCGGGACCGTTGAAGTGATCGAACAGGCGTTCGGTCATGTGCGTCTACACGAGGCGGTGAAAGCGACTTACGCCTTCCGTCTCGTGGAAGAACACTGCCGCCTTGCGGACCTGCTCAGCGCCGTGGGACTGGAGCACCTTGCAATCGGCTCAAAGTGA
- the ebsA gene encoding type IV pilus biogenesis protein EbsA: protein MEQLDGMTLSSPSGDAQLALFAPYCGGLRREQALRRALERLPLGQFEGARARSDAQPHRYVLSWSAANAPLQACRCELRFQDRADQRYPFECPAHQLLDWLMQADEGGRQDLPDSFWQWLLLEQIADSGSP, encoded by the coding sequence TTGGAACAGCTCGACGGTATGACGTTGTCCAGTCCGTCCGGAGACGCTCAACTGGCGCTGTTCGCTCCTTACTGCGGTGGGCTTCGCAGAGAGCAGGCCCTGCGACGTGCACTTGAACGATTGCCGTTGGGACAGTTCGAAGGCGCGCGTGCCCGCAGTGATGCACAGCCCCATCGGTACGTGCTGAGCTGGAGTGCTGCCAATGCCCCGCTGCAGGCGTGTCGCTGTGAGTTGCGCTTTCAGGACCGGGCTGATCAGCGTTATCCGTTTGAATGCCCCGCGCATCAACTGCTGGATTGGCTGATGCAAGCTGATGAAGGTGGCCGTCAGGATTTGCCGGACAGCTTCTGGCAGTGGTTGTTGCTTGAGCAGATTGCTGATAGTGGTTCCCCTTAA
- a CDS encoding SDR family oxidoreductase: protein MHQFTAMAQPVPRTSDSSSIAETWAGRRVGITGAGGELGRALTRRLRQKGAWVIALSHRPKPTELNSLTGPQEWVCWSCGKEEELDSTLLDLDVLVLNHGINPGGDQSPESLNRALEVNALSQWRLLQRFEQLERGLQPPAHPPELWVNTSEAEIQPALSPAYELSKRLIGQLVSLRWSAPRQERTRLPKLRKLVLGPFRSNLNPIGVMSADFVAGQILWQADLGLPLIIVTPNPITLLTMPLIELGRLAYNRILWLNRHDP, encoded by the coding sequence ATGCACCAGTTCACCGCCATGGCCCAGCCTGTGCCAAGGACATCTGATTCGAGCTCCATTGCAGAAACCTGGGCAGGTCGCAGGGTGGGAATCACAGGAGCAGGAGGTGAACTGGGTCGTGCACTGACTCGACGTCTCAGACAGAAGGGCGCCTGGGTCATCGCTCTGAGTCACCGCCCCAAACCGACCGAACTGAACAGCTTGACCGGACCTCAGGAGTGGGTCTGCTGGAGCTGCGGAAAGGAGGAGGAACTTGATTCCACCTTGCTGGATCTGGATGTGCTCGTTCTCAACCACGGCATCAATCCCGGAGGCGATCAAAGCCCTGAGAGCCTGAACAGGGCCCTTGAAGTCAATGCCCTCAGCCAATGGAGGCTTTTGCAGCGCTTTGAGCAGCTTGAGAGGGGCCTCCAGCCACCGGCGCATCCACCGGAGCTATGGGTGAACACATCGGAAGCGGAGATACAACCGGCACTCAGCCCTGCTTACGAGCTCAGCAAGCGCCTGATCGGCCAGCTCGTGAGCCTGCGCTGGAGCGCTCCTCGTCAGGAGAGGACCAGGCTGCCGAAACTGCGCAAACTGGTGCTCGGCCCATTTCGTTCGAACCTTAATCCGATCGGAGTGATGTCAGCTGATTTCGTCGCAGGCCAGATCCTCTGGCAGGCCGACCTGGGCCTGCCACTGATCATCGTCACCCCCAATCCAATCACCTTGCTGACGATGCCTCTGATCGAGCTGGGGCGATTGGCCTACAACAGGATCCTGTGGCTTAATCGCCACGATCCGTGA
- the map gene encoding type I methionyl aminopeptidase — protein MNLFADLLSSTKTGSVTATGPRIQQRRGVEIKSARELKIMAKASRIVATVLREIMEMVEPGQTTADLDAHAERRIREMGATPSFKGYHGFPASICSSINDEVVHGIPNNKKVIHAGDLLKVDTGAFFEGYHGDSCVTICVGEVSEQAATLSRVAQESLMAGLAQIRSGNTLLDIAGAVEDRVHEGGFSVVEDYTGHGVGRNLHEEPSVFNFRTDVMPNVKLRPGMTLAVEPILNAGSKACRTLRDRWTVVTRDGSLSAQWEHTIVVTSDGCEILTDRGD, from the coding sequence ATGAACTTGTTCGCTGACCTGCTTTCCTCAACCAAAACCGGAAGCGTGACGGCCACAGGCCCGCGCATTCAGCAACGTCGGGGCGTGGAGATCAAATCGGCGAGAGAGCTGAAAATCATGGCCAAGGCCAGTCGCATCGTGGCAACTGTGCTTCGCGAGATCATGGAAATGGTCGAGCCTGGTCAGACCACCGCTGATCTGGATGCCCATGCCGAGCGGCGCATTCGAGAAATGGGTGCAACGCCTAGCTTCAAGGGGTACCACGGGTTCCCCGCAAGCATTTGTTCGAGCATCAATGACGAGGTGGTGCACGGCATCCCCAATAACAAAAAGGTGATTCATGCCGGCGATCTGCTCAAGGTGGATACGGGAGCATTCTTCGAGGGCTATCACGGCGACAGTTGCGTCACCATCTGCGTTGGTGAGGTGAGTGAGCAGGCAGCCACCCTCAGTAGGGTGGCTCAGGAGTCACTGATGGCAGGACTGGCGCAGATCCGCTCAGGCAACACGCTGCTCGACATCGCTGGAGCCGTTGAGGACCGCGTCCATGAAGGGGGATTCAGTGTGGTGGAGGACTACACGGGGCACGGTGTGGGCCGCAATCTTCACGAAGAACCCTCCGTCTTCAACTTCCGAACGGACGTTATGCCGAACGTCAAACTGCGACCTGGCATGACCCTGGCGGTGGAACCAATCCTCAATGCCGGCAGCAAAGCCTGTCGCACGCTCAGGGACCGCTGGACTGTGGTCACGCGTGATGGCAGCCTGTCTGCCCAGTGGGAGCACACAATCGTCGTGACCTCCGACGGATGCGAAATTCTCACGGATCGTGGCGATTAA
- a CDS encoding PepSY domain-containing protein: protein MPVALWMARLRRWHSKVAPLVLLPLMTTVITGLSYRVARDWFGVSRDSAHWLMSLHEGEWLGPQLEPVVVVLNALGVLWMLITGGGMMLQSWRNAWKKRSVDGGPAG, encoded by the coding sequence ATGCCGGTGGCTCTCTGGATGGCACGACTGCGGCGCTGGCACAGCAAAGTGGCGCCTTTGGTTCTTCTGCCGTTGATGACCACAGTCATCACGGGCCTGAGCTATCGAGTGGCACGTGATTGGTTCGGAGTGAGCCGCGACAGCGCCCACTGGCTGATGAGCCTGCATGAAGGGGAATGGCTTGGGCCGCAGCTTGAGCCGGTGGTGGTTGTCCTCAATGCACTGGGCGTGCTGTGGATGTTGATCACCGGCGGAGGAATGATGCTGCAGTCTTGGAGAAACGCCTGGAAGAAACGCTCAGTGGACGGCGGGCCGGCAGGGTAA
- the rplS gene encoding 50S ribosomal protein L19: protein MAADQKDTSAQDNADSASTENESPKTAAPAATAERLNPAELIRQFEQSQQKTDLPDIYVGDTVRVGVRISEGNKERVQPYEGVVIAKRHGGVNQTITVRRIFQGIGVERVFMLHSPQVASIKVERRGKVRRAKLFYLRERVGKATRVKQRFDR from the coding sequence ATGGCAGCGGACCAGAAAGACACATCTGCACAAGACAACGCAGACAGCGCAAGTACTGAGAACGAGTCCCCGAAGACTGCTGCTCCAGCTGCCACGGCTGAACGCCTCAATCCTGCTGAGTTGATCAGACAGTTTGAGCAGTCGCAGCAGAAAACCGATCTTCCTGACATTTATGTGGGCGATACCGTGCGAGTCGGCGTTCGCATCAGCGAAGGAAACAAGGAACGCGTCCAGCCCTACGAGGGGGTGGTGATCGCCAAGCGTCACGGCGGGGTGAATCAAACCATCACGGTTCGTCGGATTTTTCAGGGCATTGGCGTTGAGAGAGTTTTTATGCTGCATAGTCCTCAAGTGGCCTCCATCAAGGTGGAGCGCCGAGGTAAGGTACGTCGGGCGAAGCTTTTCTATCTGCGGGAACGGGTGGGCAAGGCCACCCGCGTGAAGCAGCGCTTCGATCGCTGA
- a CDS encoding hyperconserved protein Hcp, which yields MELDLQPGDVVKVLESAALGWVRARVIRVKSGGRVVVQSDQGREFTARGNQVRLIEPAGFRP from the coding sequence ATGGAGTTGGATCTTCAACCTGGTGATGTGGTCAAGGTCCTCGAATCAGCCGCCCTCGGCTGGGTTCGTGCCCGTGTCATTCGCGTCAAATCCGGAGGGCGTGTGGTCGTTCAAAGCGACCAGGGCCGTGAGTTCACTGCGCGTGGCAATCAGGTCCGTCTGATTGAGCCTGCAGGTTTCCGTCCCTGA
- the gltX gene encoding glutamate--tRNA ligase: protein MVRVRLAPSPTGTLHIGTARTAVFNWLFARNQKGQFLLRIEDTDKERSKPEFTANILAGLSWLGIDWDEDPTIQSERVNEHRAAIQKLLDRGLAYRCYASEEELAAMREVQKAENRAPRYDNRHRHLTAEQQASFQAEGREAVIRFRIDDSEEIHWRDLVRGPMHWRGSDLGGDMVIARRAPADQIGDPLYNLVVVVDDAAMAITHVIRGEDHIANTAKQLLLYQALELPAPIFAHTPLILNAEGRKLSKRDGVTSINDFQAMGYTAEAIANYMTLLGWSVPEGMEERFTLSQAAEVFSFDRVNKAGARFDWDKLNWLNAQVLHGLTPQQLLEDISPLWREQGWNLPEDVSWSLALCELLGPSLTLLKDGIDQAQPFFVCPELEDDGLKQLEADGARRAIVQLVESLESDPWDGNGTAQAQELLTNAASKAGVKKGVLMKSLRAALLGRLQGPDLITTWSLLARVGQDLPRLKRCLT from the coding sequence ATGGTGCGTGTTCGTCTGGCCCCAAGTCCAACGGGCACTCTCCACATTGGTACGGCAAGAACAGCAGTTTTTAACTGGTTGTTCGCACGAAACCAGAAAGGTCAGTTTCTGCTGAGGATTGAGGACACTGACAAGGAGCGCTCCAAGCCCGAGTTCACCGCCAACATTCTTGCTGGCCTCTCATGGCTTGGTATTGACTGGGATGAAGATCCCACGATTCAGAGCGAGCGGGTCAACGAGCATCGTGCCGCCATTCAGAAGCTGCTTGACCGAGGCCTTGCCTACCGCTGTTACGCCAGCGAAGAGGAGCTCGCAGCCATGCGAGAGGTCCAGAAAGCTGAGAACAGGGCACCTCGCTACGACAACCGACACAGACACCTCACAGCGGAGCAGCAAGCTTCGTTTCAGGCTGAAGGCCGTGAAGCGGTGATCCGCTTCCGGATCGATGACAGTGAGGAGATCCACTGGCGTGATCTTGTCCGTGGACCGATGCATTGGCGTGGATCAGATCTAGGCGGTGACATGGTTATTGCCCGTCGCGCTCCCGCGGACCAGATCGGTGACCCTCTCTACAACCTTGTGGTTGTGGTCGATGACGCGGCCATGGCGATCACGCATGTCATCAGGGGTGAGGACCACATCGCCAACACCGCCAAGCAGCTGTTGCTCTACCAGGCTCTTGAGCTGCCCGCCCCGATCTTCGCCCATACCCCCCTGATCCTCAATGCGGAGGGGCGCAAACTGTCCAAGCGTGACGGCGTCACCTCGATCAATGATTTCCAGGCGATGGGTTACACGGCGGAGGCGATCGCCAACTACATGACCCTGCTGGGCTGGTCTGTTCCCGAAGGGATGGAGGAACGCTTCACTCTCTCGCAGGCAGCCGAAGTGTTCAGCTTCGATCGAGTGAACAAAGCCGGTGCGCGTTTCGACTGGGACAAGCTCAACTGGCTCAATGCACAGGTGCTGCATGGCCTCACACCGCAGCAACTGCTGGAGGACATCTCGCCGCTCTGGCGCGAGCAGGGATGGAACCTCCCTGAGGACGTGAGCTGGAGCCTCGCTTTGTGCGAATTGCTCGGCCCCTCTCTCACCCTGCTGAAGGATGGCATTGACCAGGCACAACCATTTTTTGTCTGTCCTGAGCTTGAGGACGATGGGCTCAAACAACTTGAAGCCGATGGAGCCAGGAGGGCGATCGTTCAACTTGTGGAGTCGCTCGAGAGTGATCCATGGGACGGCAATGGCACCGCACAGGCACAGGAACTGCTGACCAATGCCGCAAGCAAAGCCGGAGTCAAAAAGGGTGTTCTGATGAAATCGTTGCGTGCTGCTCTGCTGGGCCGTCTCCAGGGACCGGATCTGATCACAACCTGGTCATTGCTGGCCAGGGTCGGGCAGGACCTGCCCCGTCTGAAGCGCTGCCTCACCTGA
- a CDS encoding sodium:proton antiporter, with protein MTPERLGLLWGITVFAGAGARLLAALSGLPGVVLLLLSGLLIGRSGLGLVEPLDLGEGLETTVGLLVSLVLFDGGLNLRLPGDTIKATVLRISVLRLLLSLGAGILAAHWLAGLGWSVAAVYSAIVLGTGPTVVTPIVQQIRLAPPLGDVLEAEGLVLEPVGAVLALLLLELLLGDLYGWRGLAIGLLFRLGGGVLIGVAVGWLLAELLRRLPSEHAVGLRLQLTLGVLFLMFAICEWLLPESGLPASVAAGVVVGRRPSTQAAQLDELIRELARLAITMLFPLLAADVSWAELSPLGWGGVSCVLMLMLLVRPAAVGVATIGLPLDWRQRLFMGWLAPRGIVTAAVASLFSIRLEQAGILGAGRLQGLVFLTILMTVGFQGLTAQPLARVLGLIQSDPEESGEAALQTGQVLPDPGQQ; from the coding sequence ATGACGCCTGAGAGGCTCGGACTGCTCTGGGGCATCACGGTGTTCGCCGGAGCCGGGGCGCGATTGCTTGCCGCCCTGTCAGGCCTTCCAGGGGTGGTGCTGTTGCTGTTGTCAGGACTGCTGATCGGACGATCCGGTCTTGGACTCGTAGAGCCTCTGGACCTGGGCGAGGGCCTTGAGACCACCGTTGGCCTGCTTGTGAGTCTCGTTCTGTTTGATGGTGGGCTGAATCTGCGCTTGCCCGGAGACACCATCAAAGCGACCGTGCTGCGGATTTCCGTGCTGCGTTTGCTGTTGTCGCTGGGAGCGGGAATTTTGGCAGCGCACTGGCTGGCCGGATTGGGATGGTCCGTGGCTGCGGTCTACAGCGCCATTGTGTTGGGAACAGGCCCCACGGTGGTCACGCCGATCGTGCAACAGATCCGCCTGGCTCCTCCCCTCGGGGATGTCCTCGAAGCGGAGGGATTGGTGCTCGAGCCCGTGGGAGCGGTGCTGGCACTGTTGCTGCTTGAGCTGCTGCTGGGCGACCTCTACGGTTGGAGAGGTCTGGCGATTGGCCTGCTGTTCCGCCTGGGAGGTGGGGTGCTGATCGGAGTCGCTGTTGGATGGCTGCTTGCCGAGCTGTTGAGACGTTTGCCTTCAGAGCATGCCGTCGGCTTGCGGCTGCAGTTAACTCTTGGCGTTCTGTTTCTCATGTTTGCCATCTGCGAGTGGCTGCTTCCCGAATCCGGTCTGCCGGCATCGGTCGCTGCTGGTGTTGTGGTGGGCCGTCGTCCATCCACGCAGGCCGCTCAGCTGGATGAGCTGATTCGCGAACTGGCCAGATTGGCGATCACGATGCTTTTTCCGCTGCTGGCGGCTGATGTGTCGTGGGCTGAACTCAGTCCGCTCGGCTGGGGTGGTGTCAGTTGTGTGCTGATGCTGATGCTGCTTGTGCGTCCTGCAGCAGTGGGCGTTGCCACGATCGGATTGCCACTTGACTGGCGTCAACGCCTTTTCATGGGTTGGCTCGCGCCAAGAGGAATTGTGACGGCCGCCGTGGCATCACTGTTTTCGATTCGCCTTGAACAGGCCGGGATTCTCGGGGCAGGCCGACTTCAGGGTCTGGTTTTTCTCACGATTCTGATGACTGTGGGATTCCAGGGACTGACGGCCCAGCCCTTGGCACGTGTTTTAGGCCTGATTCAGTCTGATCCCGAGGAGTCAGGTGAGGCAGCGCTTCAGACGGGGCAGGTCCTGCCCGACCCTGGCCAGCAATGA
- a CDS encoding DUF1643 domain-containing protein has product MPCSTADAAFSPCGRYRWMLRRPILRPSPDDPFKVLLFVGLNPSLADAVRDDRTLRRLQGFARAWGYHQLVVLNLFGRISPSPAALQRCIDPVGPDCDRVLNSWFETWSRSPGCDLWLGWGASGSLHLRDQKVVKMLARALAVRGQGAPPLVIGTTRSGQPRHPLYVAAGSPLSPWACTVR; this is encoded by the coding sequence TTGCCTTGCTCAACGGCTGATGCCGCCTTCAGCCCCTGCGGGCGTTATCGCTGGATGCTGCGTCGTCCAATTCTCAGGCCGTCACCGGATGATCCCTTCAAGGTTCTCCTGTTTGTCGGCCTCAATCCTTCCCTGGCCGATGCTGTTCGTGACGACCGCACGCTGAGACGTCTGCAGGGTTTCGCACGGGCCTGGGGCTATCACCAGCTTGTGGTGCTCAATTTGTTTGGGAGGATCTCTCCATCCCCAGCGGCCTTGCAACGTTGCATCGATCCTGTGGGGCCGGACTGCGACCGAGTGCTGAACAGCTGGTTCGAGACATGGTCCCGCTCACCTGGCTGCGACCTGTGGTTGGGCTGGGGTGCGTCGGGCTCCCTGCATCTGCGTGACCAGAAGGTGGTCAAGATGCTCGCCAGGGCCCTTGCTGTGCGTGGGCAGGGGGCTCCTCCACTGGTGATCGGCACCACCCGCAGCGGTCAACCTCGTCACCCGCTCTATGTGGCTGCTGGGAGCCCGCTTTCCCCCTGGGCCTGTACGGTTCGCTGA
- the wecB gene encoding non-hydrolyzing UDP-N-acetylglucosamine 2-epimerase, whose amino-acid sequence MAARPRVTIVLGTRPEAIKLAPVIQEFRGCSALDTRVVLTGQHREMVTQVMDLFRIKADQDLGLMAPRQTLTHVTCSALQGLRDDFQAFPPGLVLVQGDTTTAFAAALAAFYEQIPVGHVEAGLRTDNLLDPFPEEANRRLISQVSQLHFAPTERSEANLKASGVVGRVMVTGNTVIDALLRMAEQAPVLSDLPIDWANQRVILATVHRRENWGERLHSIAAGMLEVLEGHPDVVLLLPLHRNPTVREPLRTLLGDHPRVVLSEPLDYDRLVAAMKGCTLLLTDSGGLQEEAPALGKPVLVLRRTTERPEAVDAGTARLVGTDTDSINREASLLLDDPKAYEQMARAVNPFGDGQASGRILEAALALLNG is encoded by the coding sequence ATGGCTGCCAGGCCCCGTGTGACGATCGTACTTGGCACCAGACCGGAAGCCATCAAGCTTGCTCCGGTGATTCAGGAATTCCGGGGCTGTTCAGCGCTGGATACTCGCGTTGTCCTCACGGGACAGCATCGCGAGATGGTGACGCAGGTCATGGATCTCTTCCGAATCAAGGCGGATCAGGATCTTGGCCTGATGGCTCCGCGTCAGACGCTGACGCACGTCACCTGCTCAGCTCTTCAGGGACTGCGCGATGACTTCCAGGCTTTTCCGCCTGGACTGGTTCTGGTTCAGGGAGACACCACAACAGCCTTTGCCGCTGCTCTGGCAGCGTTTTACGAGCAGATCCCCGTGGGCCATGTGGAGGCCGGTCTGCGCACGGACAATCTCCTTGATCCATTCCCTGAAGAGGCGAATCGCCGGCTGATCTCCCAGGTGTCCCAGTTGCATTTCGCTCCCACCGAGCGCTCAGAAGCCAACCTGAAGGCTTCCGGCGTGGTCGGTCGGGTCATGGTCACGGGCAATACGGTCATCGATGCCCTCCTGCGCATGGCTGAGCAGGCCCCTGTCCTTTCTGATCTGCCCATCGACTGGGCCAATCAGCGCGTGATTTTGGCCACGGTCCATCGCCGGGAGAACTGGGGAGAGCGATTGCACAGCATCGCTGCGGGCATGCTTGAGGTTCTTGAAGGCCATCCTGACGTCGTCCTGCTGCTGCCTCTGCATCGCAATCCAACAGTTCGGGAGCCTCTGCGAACTTTGCTCGGCGACCATCCCCGTGTGGTTCTGAGCGAGCCCCTCGACTACGACCGGTTGGTTGCCGCAATGAAAGGGTGCACCCTGCTGCTCACCGATTCCGGAGGTCTTCAGGAGGAGGCTCCCGCGCTGGGAAAGCCGGTCCTGGTGCTGCGTCGCACGACTGAGCGTCCCGAGGCCGTTGATGCCGGTACCGCAAGACTTGTCGGAACGGACACTGACTCAATCAACCGTGAGGCGTCACTCCTCCTCGATGATCCGAAGGCCTATGAGCAGATGGCCAGGGCTGTGAACCCCTTCGGAGATGGTCAAGCCAGCGGCAGGATTCTTGAAGCTGCACTTGCCTTGCTCAACGGCTGA
- a CDS encoding type IV pilus twitching motility protein PilT, giving the protein MSQPIFPPGFPTGAVSPPGHPSPAATAISDGKDGAPSLEQIVRIAHEKGHSDVHLGVGEIPRYRARGEMLTTEWPCTTQQTFQRWLREILTPQQIDDFHQIKEFDGAHAFSFVRVRINLLDSLRGPAMVLRLIPQTILTLEQLNLPDVLRDLSSRPKGLVLITGPTGSGKSTTLAAMIDWINRNQNRHILTIEDPVEFVHTSQSSLIRHREVGLHTLKFHNALKAALREDPDVILVGEIRDQETLSTALEASQTGHLVFGTLHTNSAVKTVERVLGMFPPEDQESVRRSLSESLLGVISQGLIRTTDGKRAAFHDILINTEACKDYIQRGALDEVEEIMQRSGFDGMVTTNQCLQSLVEQERVEADQAVAQSLKPNELAQALRGRG; this is encoded by the coding sequence GTGAGCCAGCCGATCTTTCCACCGGGCTTTCCCACTGGCGCCGTCTCCCCGCCAGGGCATCCATCACCAGCCGCCACAGCGATCAGCGACGGGAAGGATGGAGCGCCCAGCCTGGAGCAGATCGTACGCATCGCCCATGAAAAGGGACATTCAGACGTTCATCTCGGGGTCGGTGAAATCCCTCGATACCGGGCCCGTGGCGAGATGCTGACGACGGAGTGGCCCTGCACAACTCAGCAAACCTTCCAGCGCTGGCTGAGGGAAATCCTGACGCCGCAGCAGATCGATGATTTCCATCAGATCAAGGAATTCGATGGTGCCCACGCGTTTTCCTTTGTGCGCGTGCGCATCAACCTTCTGGACTCCCTGCGGGGGCCTGCCATGGTTCTGCGGCTGATTCCCCAGACGATCCTGACCCTTGAGCAGCTGAACCTGCCCGATGTTCTGCGTGATCTGTCCTCACGACCCAAGGGGCTCGTCCTGATCACCGGCCCAACCGGATCCGGGAAAAGCACAACACTGGCGGCGATGATCGACTGGATCAATCGAAACCAGAATCGCCACATCCTCACCATTGAGGACCCGGTCGAGTTCGTCCACACAAGCCAAAGCTCACTGATTCGACATCGGGAGGTCGGACTGCACACCCTGAAATTTCACAACGCTCTGAAAGCGGCACTACGGGAAGATCCCGACGTCATTCTCGTGGGTGAGATTCGCGACCAGGAAACCCTGAGCACAGCCCTGGAAGCCTCTCAAACCGGGCACCTGGTGTTTGGAACACTCCACACAAATTCAGCCGTCAAGACCGTGGAGAGAGTGCTTGGCATGTTCCCGCCCGAGGACCAGGAGAGCGTGCGTCGATCTCTGTCGGAGTCACTACTCGGTGTGATTTCTCAGGGCCTCATCCGAACCACAGATGGCAAGCGGGCCGCTTTCCACGACATCCTCATCAACACGGAAGCCTGTAAGGACTACATCCAGCGTGGAGCCCTGGATGAAGTTGAAGAAATCATGCAGCGAAGTGGTTTCGACGGAATGGTTACCACCAATCAATGCCTGCAGAGTCTTGTGGAGCAGGAGAGAGTCGAAGCTGACCAGGCTGTGGCTCAGAGCCTGAAACCGAATGAACTGGCTCAGGCCTTGAGGGGAAGGGGTTAG